A stretch of Fusobacterium periodonticum ATCC 33693 DNA encodes these proteins:
- a CDS encoding O-acetylhomoserine aminocarboxypropyltransferase/cysteine synthase family protein — MSIDLKNLEIETQLVQSLEEFEEGESRTVPLVQSTTFNYTNPDTLAELFDLKKLGYFYSRLSNPTVAAFENKIAILEKGVGALAFASGQAANTAAILTICKTGDHIVAVSTLYGGTITLLASTLKNYGIETTFVNPEASEEEFKAAFRENTKILFGETLGNPEMNTLDFEKIVKIAKEKDVPTIIDNTLATPYLCNPISHGINIVVHSATKYIDGQGSVLGGVIVDGGNYNWDNGKFPMLVEPDASYHNMSYYKTFGNLAYIIKARANILRDMGAALSPFNAFILLRGLETLHLRMERHSENALALATALEKNPNITWVKYSKLPSHYAYKNAEKYLTKGGSGVILVGVKGGREGAEKFIKGLEWIRAVVHVGDSRTCLLHPASTTHRQLSEEDLIKCGVLPEAVRINVGIENINDIIADIEQALAKI; from the coding sequence ATGTCTATAGATCTAAAAAATTTAGAAATAGAAACTCAGTTAGTACAATCATTAGAAGAATTTGAAGAAGGTGAATCAAGAACTGTTCCTTTAGTTCAAAGTACTACTTTTAATTATACTAACCCTGACACATTGGCAGAATTATTTGATTTAAAAAAATTAGGATATTTTTATTCAAGACTTAGCAATCCAACTGTTGCTGCTTTTGAAAATAAAATAGCTATACTTGAAAAAGGGGTTGGAGCATTAGCTTTTGCTTCAGGACAAGCTGCTAACACTGCTGCAATATTAACTATTTGTAAAACAGGAGATCATATAGTTGCTGTGTCTACTTTATATGGTGGAACTATAACTCTTTTAGCTTCAACATTAAAAAACTATGGTATTGAAACTACTTTTGTAAATCCTGAGGCTAGTGAAGAAGAATTTAAAGCTGCATTCAGAGAAAATACAAAAATACTATTTGGTGAAACATTAGGAAACCCTGAAATGAACACTTTAGATTTTGAAAAAATAGTTAAGATTGCAAAAGAAAAAGATGTTCCAACTATAATAGATAACACTTTAGCTACTCCATATTTATGTAATCCTATTTCTCATGGAATAAATATAGTTGTTCATTCTGCAACTAAATATATAGATGGACAAGGAAGTGTTTTAGGTGGAGTTATTGTTGATGGAGGAAACTATAACTGGGATAATGGAAAATTTCCTATGTTAGTAGAACCTGATGCAAGTTACCATAATATGAGTTACTATAAAACATTTGGAAATCTTGCATACATTATAAAAGCAAGAGCAAATATTTTAAGAGATATGGGAGCTGCTTTAAGTCCATTTAATGCTTTTATTCTATTAAGAGGACTAGAAACTCTACATTTAAGAATGGAAAGACATAGTGAAAATGCCTTAGCATTAGCAACTGCTTTAGAAAAAAATCCAAATATTACTTGGGTAAAATATTCTAAATTACCTAGCCACTATGCTTATAAGAATGCTGAAAAATATTTAACAAAAGGTGGAAGTGGAGTAATCTTAGTAGGTGTTAAAGGTGGTAGAGAAGGAGCTGAGAAATTCATTAAAGGTTTAGAATGGATAAGAGCTGTTGTCCATGTTGGAGATTCAAGAACTTGTCTATTACACCCTGCAAGTACTACTCATAGACAATTAAGTGAAGAAGATTTAATTAAATGTGGTGTATTACCAGAAGCAGTAAGAATCAATGTTGGTATTGAAAATATAAATGATATAATAGCTGATATTGAACAAGCATTAGCAAAAATATAA
- a CDS encoding ComEC/Rec2 family competence protein gives MKKLFLLTFLAIILMLRVATGVRITEIFQKEVYRMSFNLVDGKVKDLRVNNKYPLKNIYGKIAYKEDGKYEGYFLVKSIKKYKNIHFIELEDIKSEKIENNFLENYLQVLFDRAEEGYLYEIKNLNRAILLGDNSRIKKSLQEKIRYIGLSHVFAMSGLHIGLVIAIFYFILRKIIKNKIILEVSLIILVSLYYFSVKESPSFTRAYIMALVYLLGKLCYEKIDLAKSLFISAYLSILIKPTVIFSLSFQLSYGAMIAIIYIFPYIRKINYKKIKILDYFLFTTAIQIFLIPIIVYYFNTLQFLSLISNLLLLPLASFYITINYIALFLENFYLSFLLKPIIKISYNFLIYLIDFFSKFSYLSVEYENQKLIYIYSLVIILILINKKSLLKK, from the coding sequence ATGAAAAAATTGTTTTTACTGACATTTTTAGCAATAATTTTAATGTTAAGAGTTGCAACAGGAGTTAGGATAACAGAGATTTTTCAAAAAGAAGTATATAGAATGAGTTTTAATTTAGTAGATGGCAAAGTTAAGGACTTAAGGGTTAATAATAAATATCCTTTAAAGAATATTTATGGGAAAATAGCTTATAAAGAAGATGGAAAATATGAAGGATATTTTTTAGTAAAGTCTATTAAAAAATATAAAAATATTCATTTTATTGAGCTTGAAGATATTAAATCTGAAAAGATAGAGAATAATTTTTTGGAAAATTATCTTCAAGTTCTCTTTGATAGAGCTGAAGAAGGGTATCTATATGAAATAAAAAATCTAAATAGGGCTATATTGTTAGGTGATAATAGCAGAATAAAAAAGAGTTTACAAGAAAAGATAAGATATATAGGTTTATCACATGTTTTTGCTATGTCAGGTTTACATATAGGCTTGGTCATAGCTATTTTTTATTTTATTTTGAGAAAAATAATAAAAAATAAAATTATACTTGAAGTATCTCTTATAATTTTAGTTAGCCTATATTACTTTTCAGTAAAAGAGAGCCCATCGTTTACAAGAGCTTATATAATGGCTTTAGTATATTTGCTAGGAAAATTATGCTATGAGAAGATAGATTTAGCTAAAAGTTTATTTATAAGTGCTTATTTATCAATTTTAATAAAACCCACTGTTATATTCTCTCTTTCTTTTCAATTGTCATATGGAGCTATGATAGCTATCATATATATTTTTCCTTATATCAGAAAAATAAATTATAAAAAAATAAAAATTTTGGATTATTTTTTATTCACTACTGCTATTCAAATATTTTTAATACCCATAATAGTTTATTATTTTAATACATTACAATTTTTATCTTTAATATCAAATTTACTACTTTTACCATTAGCAAGTTTTTATATAACAATTAATTATATAGCTTTATTTCTAGAAAATTTCTATTTATCATTTTTATTAAAACCTATCATTAAAATTTCATATAATTTTTTAATTTATCTTATAGATTTTTTCTCTAAATTTAGTTATTTATCTGTAGAATATGAAAATCAAAAATTGATATATATTTATTCTTTAGTTATAATTCTTATATTAATTAATAAAAAAAGTTTATTAAAAAAATAA
- a CDS encoding murein L,D-transpeptidase catalytic domain family protein, translated as MKKVLIFLSLLIVSSLSFSEGTNLENINQNTVTETETNPQKVILNVKSVYDSLNIKGKLDYSIFQKAYLGYVQISNKNPGVLVIIDYTKPSNEERFYVLDLNKKQLVYSTRVAHSKNSGLEIPLEFSDDPNSYQSSLGFFLTLGEYNGAYGYSLRLKGLEENINANAESRAIVIHGGDIVNDEYIKKFGFAGRSLGCPVLPTALTKEIVNYIKHGRVLFIYGNDEEYIEESVYLSKLAPIFEGKPQNIVELEKPREAPKVVATSSTTSLASTSPVIANTTVPNPDEKNISIMLDVIKQEAEYKQYSSLRKKENYIDYLSIIKSIIVDKSNLTTTKHNEKNATTLNLDSSKEDKEEKIETTTENKSQNVEEIKKDVTKEEEVKKEEIKKEEPKKGKLKNVNRKYSEEAVRKSLGLGVKLK; from the coding sequence TTGAAAAAAGTATTAATATTTCTTAGTTTATTAATTGTATCAAGTCTTAGTTTTTCTGAAGGAACAAATTTAGAAAATATAAATCAGAATACTGTTACAGAGACAGAAACTAACCCCCAAAAGGTAATTTTAAATGTAAAATCTGTTTATGATAGCTTAAATATAAAAGGAAAGCTGGACTACTCTATTTTCCAAAAAGCTTATTTGGGATATGTTCAAATATCTAATAAGAATCCTGGAGTTTTAGTTATAATAGATTATACTAAACCTTCAAATGAAGAAAGATTTTATGTTTTGGATTTAAATAAAAAACAGCTTGTTTATTCTACTCGGGTAGCACATTCTAAAAATTCTGGTTTAGAGATTCCTTTAGAATTTTCAGATGACCCTAATTCTTATCAAAGTTCATTAGGATTTTTCTTAACTTTAGGAGAGTATAATGGAGCTTATGGTTATTCTTTAAGATTAAAAGGACTTGAAGAAAATATAAATGCTAATGCTGAGTCAAGAGCAATAGTTATTCATGGTGGGGATATTGTTAATGATGAATACATTAAAAAATTTGGTTTTGCTGGAAGAAGTTTAGGTTGTCCAGTTTTACCAACAGCTTTGACTAAAGAGATAGTTAACTATATCAAACATGGAAGAGTTTTATTTATCTATGGAAATGATGAAGAATATATTGAAGAAAGTGTTTATCTAAGCAAATTAGCACCTATCTTTGAAGGAAAACCTCAAAATATAGTTGAGCTTGAAAAACCTAGGGAAGCTCCTAAAGTAGTAGCAACTAGTTCTACAACTTCTCTTGCTTCAACTAGTCCAGTTATAGCAAATACAACTGTTCCAAATCCTGATGAAAAAAATATTTCTATAATGTTGGATGTTATAAAGCAAGAAGCTGAATATAAACAATATTCAAGTCTAAGAAAGAAAGAAAATTATATAGATTATTTATCAATTATAAAAAGTATTATTGTAGACAAATCTAATTTAACTACAACAAAACATAATGAAAAAAATGCTACTACTTTAAATTTAGATAGTAGTAAAGAAGATAAAGAAGAAAAAATAGAAACTACAACAGAAAATAAAAGTCAAAATGTAGAAGAAATTAAGAAAGATGTGACAAAAGAAGAAGAAGTTAAAAAGGAAGAAATAAAAAAAGAAGAACCTAAAAAAGGTAAATTAAAAAATGTTAATAGAAAATATTCAGAAGAAGCTGTTAGAAAGAGTTTAGGTCTAGGAGTAAAATTAAAATAA
- the pip gene encoding prolyl aminopeptidase — MENYDFYPAIEPFKSYMLQVSDVHSIYVEECGNPNGEPIIFLHGGPGAGCGKKARRFFDPEYYHIILFDQRGCGRSLPFVELKENNIFYSVEDMEKIRLHIGINKWTIFAGSYGSTLGLTYAIHYPERVKRMVLQGIFLANESDVKWYFQEGISEIYPAEFKIFKNFIPKEEQDDLLKAYHKRFFSNDIKLRDEAIKIWSRFELRTMESEYTWSLEEDIQNFEISLALIEAHYFYNKMFWEDRDYILNRVDKIKDIPIQIAHGRLDFNTRVSSAYKLSEKLNDCELVIVESVGHSPFTEKMAKILIKFLEDNKNFY; from the coding sequence ATGGAAAATTATGATTTTTATCCAGCAATAGAGCCATTTAAATCATATATGTTACAAGTAAGTGATGTTCACAGTATCTATGTAGAAGAATGTGGAAATCCTAATGGAGAACCTATAATATTTTTACATGGTGGTCCAGGAGCAGGTTGTGGAAAAAAGGCAAGAAGGTTTTTTGATCCTGAATACTATCATATAATTTTATTTGATCAAAGAGGTTGTGGGAGAAGTTTACCCTTTGTTGAGTTAAAAGAGAATAATATTTTTTATTCTGTGGAAGACATGGAAAAAATAAGATTGCATATAGGTATTAATAAATGGACTATCTTTGCAGGAAGCTATGGTTCAACTTTAGGTTTAACTTACGCTATACATTATCCTGAAAGAGTTAAAAGAATGGTGTTACAAGGAATATTCCTAGCCAATGAAAGTGATGTAAAATGGTACTTTCAAGAAGGAATTTCTGAAATTTATCCTGCTGAGTTTAAAATATTTAAAAACTTTATTCCTAAGGAAGAACAAGATGATTTACTTAAAGCTTATCACAAAAGATTTTTCTCAAATGATATTAAACTGAGAGATGAAGCAATTAAAATATGGAGTCGTTTTGAGTTAAGAACTATGGAATCTGAATATACTTGGTCTTTGGAAGAAGATATTCAAAATTTTGAAATTTCTCTTGCTCTTATAGAGGCACATTATTTTTATAATAAGATGTTTTGGGAAGATCGAGACTATATTTTAAATAGAGTTGATAAGATAAAAGATATTCCAATTCAAATAGCTCATGGGCGTTTAGATTTTAATACTAGAGTATCTTCAGCATATAAATTATCTGAAAAGTTAAATGATTGTGAACTTGTAATAGTTGAGAGTGTTGGACACTCACCTTTTACTGAAAAAATGGCTAAAATTCTTATAAAATTTCTAGAAGATAATAAGAATTTTTATTAA
- a CDS encoding asparaginase, whose protein sequence is MENKVLIINTGGTIGMVGKPLRPAYNWAEITKGYSVLEKFPTDYYQFEKLIDSSDVTTDFWIKLVEVIEENYDKYLGFVILHGTDTMAYTGSMLSFLLKNLAKPVVLTGAQAPMVNPRSDGLQNLINSIYIAGHRLFDIPLIPEVTICFRDSLMRANRSKKTDSNNYYGFSSPNCQPLAEIATEIKVIKDRILKLPTEKFYVEKNIDANVLLLELFPGLNPKYISDFIESNKNIKALILKTYGSGNTPTSEDFISTLKNIVEKEIPILDITQCISGSVRMPLYESTDKLSKLGIINGSDITSEAGLTKMMYLLGKKLSLKEIKEAFSISICGEQTV, encoded by the coding sequence ATGGAAAATAAAGTTTTAATAATCAATACAGGTGGAACTATAGGAATGGTTGGAAAACCTTTAAGACCAGCATATAATTGGGCTGAAATAACTAAGGGCTATTCTGTATTAGAAAAATTTCCAACAGACTATTATCAATTTGAAAAGTTAATAGATTCATCTGATGTGACTACTGATTTTTGGATAAAACTTGTAGAAGTTATTGAAGAGAATTATGATAAATATTTAGGTTTTGTTATTTTACATGGAACTGATACTATGGCCTATACAGGTTCTATGTTATCATTTTTATTAAAAAATTTAGCTAAGCCAGTTGTTTTAACAGGAGCCCAAGCTCCTATGGTAAATCCAAGAAGTGATGGCTTACAAAATTTAATAAATTCTATCTATATTGCAGGACATAGATTATTTGATATACCTCTTATCCCAGAAGTAACCATCTGCTTTAGAGATAGTTTAATGAGAGCAAATAGAAGCAAAAAAACTGATAGTAATAACTATTATGGATTCTCATCACCAAACTGTCAACCTTTAGCTGAAATAGCTACTGAGATAAAAGTTATAAAAGATAGAATTTTAAAACTCCCTACAGAAAAATTTTATGTTGAAAAAAATATTGATGCCAATGTCCTTTTATTAGAATTATTTCCGGGACTAAATCCTAAATACATATCAGATTTTATTGAAAGTAATAAAAATATAAAGGCTTTGATATTAAAAACTTATGGTAGTGGTAATACTCCAACAAGTGAAGATTTTATAAGTACATTAAAAAATATAGTTGAAAAAGAAATTCCTATTTTAGATATAACACAGTGTATATCTGGTAGTGTGAGAATGCCTCTTTATGAATCAACAGATAAACTTTCAAAATTAGGTATTATAAATGGAAGTGATATAACTTCAGAGGCAGGACTGACTAAAATGATGTATTTACTTGGGAAAAAATTGAGTTTAAAAGAAATTAAAGAAGCTTTTTCAATTTCAATTTGTGGAGAACAAACAGTTTAA
- the pflA gene encoding pyruvate formate-lyase-activating protein, with product MQGYINSFESFGTKDGPGIRFVVFMQGCPLRCLYCHNVDTWELKDKNYIYTPNEILAELNKVKAFLTGGITASGGEPLMQASFILELFKLCKENGIHTALDTSGYIFNDQAKKVLEYTDLVLLDIKHIDKDMYKKLTSVDLEPTLNFIKYLQEINKPVWIRYVLVPGYTDDIKDLNDWAKFVSQFDVVRRVDILPFHQMAIYKWEKTNRDYKLKDVSTPTKEQIQKAEEIFKKYNLPLYKERS from the coding sequence ATGCAAGGTTATATAAATTCATTTGAATCTTTTGGAACTAAAGATGGACCTGGAATAAGATTTGTAGTCTTTATGCAAGGTTGTCCTTTAAGATGCTTATATTGTCATAATGTAGATACATGGGAGTTAAAGGATAAAAATTATATTTATACTCCAAATGAAATTTTAGCTGAATTAAATAAAGTTAAAGCCTTTTTAACAGGAGGAATCACAGCTTCTGGTGGTGAACCACTTATGCAGGCTTCTTTTATACTTGAACTTTTTAAACTTTGTAAAGAAAATGGAATACATACTGCTCTTGATACTTCTGGTTATATTTTTAATGATCAAGCAAAAAAGGTTTTAGAATACACAGATTTAGTTTTATTAGATATAAAACATATAGACAAAGATATGTATAAGAAACTTACCTCTGTTGATTTAGAGCCCACACTTAATTTTATAAAATATTTACAAGAAATTAATAAACCTGTTTGGATAAGGTATGTTCTTGTTCCTGGTTATACTGATGATATAAAAGACTTAAATGATTGGGCTAAATTTGTATCTCAATTTGATGTTGTAAGAAGAGTTGATATCTTACCATTTCATCAAATGGCTATTTATAAATGGGAGAAAACTAATAGAGACTATAAATTAAAAGATGTTTCTACTCCTACAAAAGAACAAATACAAAAAGCTGAGGAAATCTTTAAAAAATATAATTTACCTTTATATAAAGAAAGAAGCTAA